TGTACGTTTGGAAGATGAGGCCCAATTGTTGTTCAAGCCAGTGGATGCTTCGGCCAACTTTGAATATATTCGCGTAACAGAACTGGATACCGGGGAAGAAGTTTACAAGGAAGATAAGGATCTGAAGTCGATTCTGGAGCATTTGCTGCCACGCCGTTTCTAATTCATAAAGATGGGGCGAATGAAATTCACGGGGCAGTAAATGTAATACATGTATGTAAGGCATAAAAGAAGGCCCCACCTTTACGGTGGAACCTTCAAGCTACGCCATATCGTATTAAGTATTTGTGCTTAGCTTTTCATACATAAACCCTAGCAAGTCGGGAAGTTGTTCTCGGTATTCGCATCAGGATGCATATCAGGAAGCCAATTCGGTGTACGATTTAACGCTAATTGTAATTATGCTGTTGCGCCGCTTCCTTCTGCTTCCAGCTCTGAAGTACAGTGTGAGCAGCGGGTAGCCGCAGCTGGGATTTCAGATAGGCAATACTTGCAAGCCTTGGTCGTTTTTTGCGGCTCGGGCTTTTTGTGTTCCTTGCTTTTGAGGTAGTTGATACCCTTCACAAGCATGAAGATACAGAACGCAACGATAAGAAAATCAATCATGACGTTGATGAACTGACCATAAGCAATCACGGTAGCCCCAGCTTCGTTGGCTTGAGCAAGTGTGGTGATCTCCTGTCCGTTTGCTGTTTTCATATCCCGATCCAGGTTGATGATTTTCTGACTGAAGTCAATCCCACCCAGCAGTTTTCCAACCGGAGGCATGATGATATCATTCACAAGGGATGTGACGATTTTACCAAAAGCTGCCCCAATAATGACACCGACCGCCAGATCGATGACGTTGCCGCGGACGGCAAATTCCTTGAATTCTTTAAGTACGCCTTTCATGTCTGCATATCTCCTTTGATCATTTCAATTCATAATGTAGGCCGCGTTTCCATCCATTCTCCGTTCAGATCCGCGCTTCCGTTCTCATATTGTACATAAAAAAATGATTCCTATCACCCCCTGTTTGCAAATTAAGACAAGTTTCCGCAACTTCCATGAAAATACTTCTTTATTTCACGCCGCCGATTCGGTATACTTCTAACATTGTCAGTTATGTTTAACCATGTACATTCAGGTTCGCGATCATACATTGTAACGAATCATGGAGCCAAAAAATTAAATATGCCGTTACTCGTATATGTGCAGGAATAGGCCTGCATGTCTCTACCCGATCACCGGAATGATCGGACTACGGGAAAGATGCTGCAACATGTTGTATGGTTGGAATGAGATTATTCTCGGACAGTTTGACTGAAAGGCAGGTTCAGGTAGCTTCACATCTGATCCTGGACAGACTGTTTGGAGTTTGACGTGTCAGAAATGAACTCCTGCTCTAATATCCTTCCAGTACACTTGCAGCATCCATACGGCTTGTCCATATACGTACAAGTCCGTCTTTTCCCGTCTCCGGTTATTCCGCAGCATGTGAAAAGGCGGGCTTTTTGCTTTTTTACCATGAGATTGAAGTAGCATGTGGGTTTCTGTGCGGAGGGCATTCAGGGGGAAGAATAGCAATGCAATTGTTAAAAGACAAGGTAAGACAGGAAGGTATTGTCCTGTCCGAGCAAGTACTCAAAGTGGATTCATTCCTGAACCACCAGATGGACCCGGTTCTGATGAAGGAAGTGGGCAAGGAATTCATTCGCCGCTTTGAAGGGGAAAATATCACACGTGTGCTAACGATTGAATCGTCAGGGATTGCGCCAGGCATCATGACTGCGTTGGAGCTGAACGTACCGCTTATTTTTGCACGGAAGCAGAAGTCGCTCACACTGACGGAAGATATTCTGGTGGAGAAGGTCTACTCCTTCACGAAGCAAGAAACGAATGAAATTACCGTTGCCAAGAAATTCATGAAGCCTGGGGATCGCGTATTGATCATTGACGATTTTCTGGCAAACGGTGAAGCAGCATTTGGTTTGGCTCGCATTGTGGAGCAGGTTGGAGCAGAAGTGGTTGGCATCGGTATTGTTATTGAGAAAGCATTTCAGCCGGGAGGTCGCTTGTTGAAAGAAGCAGGATACCGTGTGGAATCACTGGTTCGCATCGGGGCTTTGTCAGATGGACAGGTTACATTTGCGGACGAGGAGGGCACGAACTAATATGGCACGCGAACGTATTTTTCAGCGGCATCGGCACCCAATCAAAACGTTCTCACTCGGACTTCAACATGTGCTTGCCATGTATGCAGGGGCCGTTGTCGTTCCACTTATCGTTAGTAACGCATTAGGCTTTACACAGGAACAATTAACCTATCTCATTGCTATTGATTTGCTCGCATGTGGTGTGGCTACACTGCTTCAGGTATGGGGAAATAAATATTTCGGCGTAGGGCTGCCTGTCATGCTCGGTTGTGCATTTCAGGCCGTGTCTCCGATGATTCTCATCGGAATGAACAGTGGAGTATCTGCCATTTACGGAGCGATTATCGCTTCAGGGCTTTTCGTATTGATATTCTCTGGTCTCTTTGGGAAGCTGATTAGGCTTTTCCCGCCTGTCGTGACAGGTTCGGTTGTGACCATTATTGGTCTGACTCTGATCCCGGTTGCTTTCCATGACCTGGGTGGTGGTCAGGGGTCAGAAGATTTTGGCAGCGGAGTGAACTTGTTGCTCGGTTTCGGTGTGTTGGTCTTTATTATTTTAATGACTCGTTTTACAACCGGATTTATTCGCTCCATCTCGGTACTGATTGGTCTGCTCGTTGGTACGGTGGCGGCAGGATTTATGGGCGAGGTTAATTTTGCCCCTATTCGCGATGCAAGTTGGTTCCATGTTGTTCAGCCGTTTTACTTCGGTAGACCGACCTTTGAGATTGTACCTATTTTGACGATGATTCTGGTGGCGATTGTCAGCGTGGCAGAGTCTACAGGTGTATTTATGGCTCTGGGCAAAATCCTGGACAAAGATCTGTCTTCCAAGGATCTGGCGCGCGGTTATCGTGCAGAGGGCCTGGCCATTGTGTTAGGTGGTATTTTCAACTCGTTCCCATATACAACGTATTCGCAAAATGTAGGACTGGTACAGATGACACGTGTGAAGACACGTGATGTCATTGTTGTGGCTGGTGGAATTCTGGTGGTCATCGGATTTGTGCCGAAGATTGCTGCGCTCGCACAGCTCGTTCCAGGGGCAGTTCTTGGCGGAGCCATGGTGGCCTTGTTCGGCATGGTAGTATCATCCGGTATCCGAATTATCGGTAGTCAGGTCGATCTGAATCGTCATGAAAATCTGTTTGTCATTGCTTGTTCTGTTGGCATGGGGCTGGGGGTTACCGTTGTGCCTGAGTTGTTTGCTGGCGCACCGGACTGGGCTCAGATTATGCTCGGTAATGGTATCATTGCAGGCAGCTTTACGGCGATCTTCATGAATCTGCTGTTCAACGGTCTGGGTACCCAGGAAACAGCCGCCAAGATGGCTGAGAAACAGGCAGATGCCATCCTTGGAGAAACAGGCAAGTCGGCTTAAAAGCCGAACTAGACCTATAATCCAGCATGATTGTTATGTTAACGGTTTGGAATTTAACCTTAACCAGATGAATATTTAAGCAGGTTGATACATCGTAATATACAGCATGAATGGTTTATGACATACATCATTTATACTGTGAATGTTCAACCACATGAACAAGTCACTTTTACATGCGAAACAACGAATTATATGTTGAAGCTGGATATATAGATAAAAGACGATCCACACCCCATTTTAAAGGGGATGGATCGTCTTTTTTGATCATGTCTTCCTAATGTTACAGATGACGCATTTGTTTCTCTGCAAAATCGCCAACCCACGGCAGCTTTAGCCATTTCCCCTGCAGGCTGGTGACCACCATGATGAGCCAAACCACCACACCGAGCAGGGATAAAAGTGATGCCACCAGTGGCCCAAACAACGGAAGAAAAGCGGATAGTACATGTCCGACCATAATGATGCCAAAGACGGTCACGGATTGCAGAGCGTGAAAAAGAACAAATCGGCTACGCTTCTCTACAGCGAGAAATACAATCCCGCCTACAAAGGTAAATAGATAACAGAGCATACCGGCAATATTTTCATCCAGACCGCTAGACGATTTCATGGGTGACATCCGGTCCAGCCTCCTTTAACCTTTTTTACTAGGCTATGAAGGAGATGGACAGAACTGAACCTGTGAATTTATCTGACTAACAAATCAAACAATATTATCTTCCGCCCTCGATCTGTCTGCGAGGGTTTGTGATCTTGCCCATTTTATCAGTATCGTTTTCTTTGGGAACCAAACGTTCATCGGTACGCCCTTCGTGGTGATTATCAAAAGCATACTCCGTCAGTTTCCATTCTGACTTGCCGAGAACGGGGTCTGCCGGGAAGTGTTGCCCACGATGCAGATGTTCCTCACGTCCGGCTTCGTTGATATATACTCCGTCGACTTCCACCTTTTCATGTGAAAGGGGCAGCATATCCTGTTCTTTGCGTTCCATGAGACGGCGCCTCCTTTTAGATACCATTAATTTAACTGTATGGGTTGTCCGTGATAATATCCCCCGAATAGTTCAGTGTTATGCTGGATATATTAATTCCGTATAGAATGGTGGCATTCATAACATATGATTCGGAATTAAACTTTTTGGGCATGAAAACCGTTATATTTATTAGAGGAAATCGTCAAGTCGTAAGATACTTCCGAATATGCTACAATAAGATTATGATTCATTCCGAATCATATCGGGTATTTATAGTGTCAGGTACTTGCTTTCTAGCGAGGTTCCCGACCTAAAGCTTGCTTTAAGCCGCGCACACAACTTCATGGATGGCATTTAAGACTTATTCGGCATTCTCTAAACGGAGCATTCACTTTCAACGTTTTGGGAGGGAATTACAATGGCAACGAAAGGTCACAATGAGGTCAAAGAAAGTTTGAGGGAAATGACTCGGATTTTCCGTCCTAAAGATCCAAAAAAATTCGTGAAGGAGTACGTGAGAAAATACCGGATTACGGGTGGATACGAGGAAGAATTGACTTCTGTGGTTGAGCATGAGCTTGTCAAGATGGATTCTTCCGTGTCCTGAAACAACACACAACTCTGATTATACTGTTCCGATAATGAATAGAACCGTCTTCCGGGCGATAAGCTCCGGCAGGCGGTTTTTTTTGCGTTCCTGCTGCATATATATGGGAGTACACCTACAGCGGGAAGGATGAATGCATGTGGACCCTATTTTGAAAACCAAAGAAGAGATTGGCTACATGCGGGAAGCTGGACGAATTTTGCGAAGTTGTCACCAGCATATTGAGCAGTGGATGATACCTGGTATCACGACAGCGGAGATTAACGAGCGGGTGGAAGAGTTTCTGGCAGCACATGGGGCCACACCGGAACAAAAAGGATATAAAGGATATCCGTACGCGACGTGTGCCTCTGTCAATGAAGTGGTCTGCCACGGATTTCCGGGAGAAGAAGAGCTGTCGAGCGGGGATGTAGTGACCATCGATATGGTGGTGAACAAAGACGGCTGGCTTGCTGACTCGGCCTGGACATATGGCATTGGTGAACCAAGCAGATCCATTCGCAAGCTGATGAGGCGCACGGAGAAGGCCCTTGAGCGGGCGATTGCCCAGGCAGTTCCGGGGAATACGCTCGGAGATATTGGAAATGCCATTGAACGAACAGCCAGACTGCATCGGTACGGAATTGTGAAGCCCCTCATCGGCCATGGAATCGGTCAATATATTCATGAGCCGCCAAATGTGTTGCCGTATGGCAAGCGCAGAACGGGCACGATGCTCACCGAGGGTATGGTCATTACCATTGAACCCATCTTTACGAAAGGCAGTTCCGGGGCCGTTGTGTGGGATGAAGATGGATGGACAGTAAGGACGGTAGATGGCAGCTGGGGAGTACAGTATGAGCATACGGTTGCAATTACTGGGGATGGTCCCTTGATTCTGACCAATGGTACATGAGAAGAAGTCAGTGATGATTGAGGACTTGAATTGAACCTTTCTGAGGAATGCTCCATGCTGTTTTGAGCTTGAATGTAGCGGTATGGAGCGATAGGTATGTTTTCTGAATGGATATGGAAGAGGGTTTCCATAAAATCTGATCTTTCTTTTGCATAATATCGCATGTTTTGAATGTGAGAAAAATCACCAATAAATCGAGTTTTATCACCGAAATTTGGCAAAAATTTTCAAATGTAGAGTGTAATACTTTTAACTGAAATCGTTTGCAAATCAAGTTGTAGAGCGGTTTTTTACATAAAGTGAACAATTTGTGAACATGTGTCCAAAGATTGACAAAATCATACCCTCAACTTATATTTAATAAGTGATTGAAGCATATAGAATGAATTGGAAGAATGCGCAGACATGCCCTGAGCAGGAAATCACGGGAGTACTGGAAGCGTTATTTTTGTAAGCGTTCTGTATGATGAAGAGGATTATGCGTATCGTGCTGAAACGTACCTTTTGTTGCCTTTCTATTGAACGACAACGGTAATCTACGAAAACGTAAAAAAGTGGGGTAGATCAATGATGAAACAGTGGCAGGTTGCAAAGCGAATTCTCCCCTTGCTGGCGGTGTTCTCTTTGCTGCTATCCGCATGCGGGCGGGAAGACTTGTCGGTAATGAAACCTCAGGGTCCTGTGGCGCAAGGCCAATATGATCTGATGAAGTTATCCATCACGATTATGATCGTGGTGCTCATCATTGTATTTGCTATAGCGGCCTATGTTCTGATCCGGTTTCGTAGACGAGCCGGGCAGACCGACATGCCTGAACAGGTTGAAGGTAATTTCAAGCTGGAAGTAATATGGACAGCCATTCCGTTATTGCTGGTTATTGTGCTGGCAGTACCGACAGTCCAAACGATTTTTGCCCAAGGCGAAGATCTGTCCAATGACAAAAATGCACTTAAGGTCCAAGTCACCTCGCATCAGTACTGGTGGGAATTCACTTATCCTCAATATGACGTAACCACCGCTCAAGATCTCATCATCCCGACCGGAACAAAAATCGCATTCGAACTAAAAACCGCTGACGTGCTTCACTCCTTCTGGGTGCCGTCACTTGCGGGCAAAATGGACACAAACCCGGATGGAACACTTAACAAGTTCAGTTTCTCTGCACCAAATGAAGGCGTTTACCGCGGTAAATGTGCCGAGTTATGTGGCAGATCGCATGCTTTCATGGAGTTTAAGGTAAAAGCAGTGAGTCAGGAATCCTTTGACAGATGGGTGAATCAGATGAAAGCACCTGCAGTCCTTCCTGAAGATACTCAATTAGCCGAGAAATTCAAAACAAACTGCCTTTCTTGCCACGCTGTTGGCGATCAAGGTGGACCAGTAGCGCCTAACTTGACGGGAATCGGCGGCAAGGAATCTGTCGCAGGCATTTTGCTGAATTCTCGTGAGGGACAGGAAGAAGGTAGTCCGGTACTGGATAACATGAAAGAATGGCTCCATGATCCACAATCCGTGAAGCCGGGCAATACCATGCCGAATCCCAAAGATCTTGGGTTGACGGATGAAGAAATCGACGGAATTGCCGAATATCTGGCCAACTACAAATTGGACTATGAATAGAACAGCAAGGACGAAGAAGGGGGTACACAACCTTGGCTCATGCGCATAGCGTCAAGAGGTACAGGGGCTTGATGGATTGGATCACCACCGTCGATCACAAAAAAATCGCCATTCTCTATTTGGTTGCTGGTGGATTTTTCTTTGGAATCGGCGGCATTGAAGCCATTTTGATTCGGATTCAACTAATGAAGCCTATGAATAATTTTGTATCGGCACAGGTCTTCAACGAATTGATTACAATGCATGGAACAACGATGATTTTTCTTGGTGTCATGCCACTTATTTTTGCCATTATGAATGCAGTTGTGCCTTTACAGATCGGGGCAAGGGACGTTGCTTTTCCGTTTCTTAACGCGCTTGGTTTCTGGACGTTCCTTTTTGGTGGACTGCTGCTGAACCTGAGCTGGGTTATGGGTGGAGCACCCGATGCTGGCTGGACCTCATATACGCCGCTTTCGGGCAGTGAGTACAGTGGAACGCATGGTGTGGATTTCTACACCATCGGTCTTCAGATCGCGGGTCTGGGAACGCTCATTGGGGGCATTAACTTTCTCGCAACGATTATTACAATGCGTGCTCCAGGCATGTCCTACATGCGGATGCCAATGTTTACATGGACGACATTTATTACATCTGCCATTATCCTTTTTGCTTTTCCTGCCATCACGGTAGGACTTGTACTTTTGACGTTTGATCGTATACTGGGAGCGAATTTCTTCGATGTCGCAGGTGGCGGTAACCCCGTACTCTGGCAGCACATCTTCTGGATTTTCGGGCACCCGGAAGTATACATTTTGATTTTGCCGGCATTTGGTATCATCTCGGAGGTTATTCCGACCTTCTCGCGTAAACGGTTGTTCGGATACAGCT
The window above is part of the Paenibacillus sp. 1781tsa1 genome. Proteins encoded here:
- the mscL gene encoding large conductance mechanosensitive channel protein MscL is translated as MKGVLKEFKEFAVRGNVIDLAVGVIIGAAFGKIVTSLVNDIIMPPVGKLLGGIDFSQKIINLDRDMKTANGQEITTLAQANEAGATVIAYGQFINVMIDFLIVAFCIFMLVKGINYLKSKEHKKPEPQKTTKACKYCLSEIPAAATRCSHCTSELEAEGSGATA
- a CDS encoding xanthine phosphoribosyltransferase, whose translation is MQLLKDKVRQEGIVLSEQVLKVDSFLNHQMDPVLMKEVGKEFIRRFEGENITRVLTIESSGIAPGIMTALELNVPLIFARKQKSLTLTEDILVEKVYSFTKQETNEITVAKKFMKPGDRVLIIDDFLANGEAAFGLARIVEQVGAEVVGIGIVIEKAFQPGGRLLKEAGYRVESLVRIGALSDGQVTFADEEGTN
- a CDS encoding nucleobase:cation symporter-2 family protein, with the translated sequence MARERIFQRHRHPIKTFSLGLQHVLAMYAGAVVVPLIVSNALGFTQEQLTYLIAIDLLACGVATLLQVWGNKYFGVGLPVMLGCAFQAVSPMILIGMNSGVSAIYGAIIASGLFVLIFSGLFGKLIRLFPPVVTGSVVTIIGLTLIPVAFHDLGGGQGSEDFGSGVNLLLGFGVLVFIILMTRFTTGFIRSISVLIGLLVGTVAAGFMGEVNFAPIRDASWFHVVQPFYFGRPTFEIVPILTMILVAIVSVAESTGVFMALGKILDKDLSSKDLARGYRAEGLAIVLGGIFNSFPYTTYSQNVGLVQMTRVKTRDVIVVAGGILVVIGFVPKIAALAQLVPGAVLGGAMVALFGMVVSSGIRIIGSQVDLNRHENLFVIACSVGMGLGVTVVPELFAGAPDWAQIMLGNGIIAGSFTAIFMNLLFNGLGTQETAAKMAEKQADAILGETGKSA
- a CDS encoding DUF4870 domain-containing protein, with product MSPMKSSSGLDENIAGMLCYLFTFVGGIVFLAVEKRSRFVLFHALQSVTVFGIIMVGHVLSAFLPLFGPLVASLLSLLGVVVWLIMVVTSLQGKWLKLPWVGDFAEKQMRHL
- a CDS encoding transposase — encoded protein: MERKEQDMLPLSHEKVEVDGVYINEAGREEHLHRGQHFPADPVLGKSEWKLTEYAFDNHHEGRTDERLVPKENDTDKMGKITNPRRQIEGGR
- the map gene encoding type I methionyl aminopeptidase, whose translation is MHVDPILKTKEEIGYMREAGRILRSCHQHIEQWMIPGITTAEINERVEEFLAAHGATPEQKGYKGYPYATCASVNEVVCHGFPGEEELSSGDVVTIDMVVNKDGWLADSAWTYGIGEPSRSIRKLMRRTEKALERAIAQAVPGNTLGDIGNAIERTARLHRYGIVKPLIGHGIGQYIHEPPNVLPYGKRRTGTMLTEGMVITIEPIFTKGSSGAVVWDEDGWTVRTVDGSWGVQYEHTVAITGDGPLILTNGT
- the coxB gene encoding cytochrome c oxidase subunit II, encoding MMKQWQVAKRILPLLAVFSLLLSACGREDLSVMKPQGPVAQGQYDLMKLSITIMIVVLIIVFAIAAYVLIRFRRRAGQTDMPEQVEGNFKLEVIWTAIPLLLVIVLAVPTVQTIFAQGEDLSNDKNALKVQVTSHQYWWEFTYPQYDVTTAQDLIIPTGTKIAFELKTADVLHSFWVPSLAGKMDTNPDGTLNKFSFSAPNEGVYRGKCAELCGRSHAFMEFKVKAVSQESFDRWVNQMKAPAVLPEDTQLAEKFKTNCLSCHAVGDQGGPVAPNLTGIGGKESVAGILLNSREGQEEGSPVLDNMKEWLHDPQSVKPGNTMPNPKDLGLTDEEIDGIAEYLANYKLDYE